The genomic interval AAAACTGTTTATGATAAGTAGTTCTAGAAATAGATAACTGTCTATGTTACTCGACTTCGAATACAAACATCCTCATACATAGTTATTAGTTCCTCATCGGTTCGATCGCTGGTGAGCTTCTTTAGTGATGCTCCAAGTCCTTCATCAAAGTTCTTCCTCACAAGGCTCATGGTGAGGCCCCCAAACACTATCACCAGCCTCACAACCATGCCAACATCACTGTTGATCACTGATTCATATATTTCCTTTGTGGCCATCTCTGTCGCCTCCCCATGTTTGGGCCTTAGCAGTTGCTTCAACCCTGCAATGTCACCATAAATTCCtgcaataataacaaaaaaaaaagttccaGTCACTTCACATGAAGCCAAAGTTCTCAAGACAAATTGTCATAAAAATGCATTTAATATCACCGAAGGCATAGATGTTTAATCCAAATCCCAGAATCTTCTTTCTCCTCAACCCACTGGCTTGCAGCTGCATGCCATTAGGCAGCTTGACAGGGAATGGGACACCAGTTTTGGGCTCCACTTCCATATcatccttctccttctccattGTTAGCTTTGTTGCAGCCTCATCTCTTGCCGTTTTCTGCTCATTCTCCTCTCTGGTTTCTTCTTGAACCAGCTCAGCTTCCATTGTTGCGGGAGTAGTGAGGAAAGGCATGCAGATGAATTAATTTATAAGGAGGTAGTGTTCGGATGGGGAGTGGGGAGGAGTTTAATTGATTGGAAAAGGTTAACTGATTATGGTTGGGATATGCCTAGTCTGTTGACTCATTGAATGCGCATGGACATATCAAATTTAAGTTTCTGGTTGGGAGAATGATGGGAGAGTTTGAAAAGTATCCTTATGGCTCAGTTTACTATTGCCGGAGTTTGGGATGAAAAGTTAACGGGTTCAAGAGGAGGCTGCAAGTTCATGGTAGGCTCGCGAATAGGTTGCAAGATTGTGGCTATGCGACCAATGGGCTCACAAATAAGCTGTGAACTCATGGCAAGATGATTGACAAACTCGCAAGCTCACGGCCAGAGTTCACATTAGGAGCTCGAGTTCATGAACGATGGAAGGTAGTGCTCATGAAGAGGGGGTGAGCAATCAAGACAATTTTAGGACTCAagcttaaattatatatatattttacatatCACCACTAAGATAGATTTCCGAAATTGATGATAAAAACTGCAGGCTTTATGAAACTCTGATGGCTGAAATATTTGAATGAAAGATATGGTGGGAGGAGACAAAAATAGTAAAACATATACATAAATATTGATTGCCATTGAACCGCAATTGACTGCATGGTCAAACCTATACAAAGAAGTTTTATCAATCGATTTTTTCTGTTCGATTAGATCTCTTAGGGATCATGAGTCTATTTACACACATATTACTAAATTGAACTAATACTATCACTAAAGTAAAATATTATTAGGTAGATTTAGTGTATTTTATA from Zingiber officinale cultivar Zhangliang chromosome 6B, Zo_v1.1, whole genome shotgun sequence carries:
- the LOC121990203 gene encoding chalcone isomerase-like protein 1, translating into MPFLTTPATMEAELVQEETREENEQKTARDEAATKLTMEKEKDDMEVEPKTGVPFPVKLPNGMQLQASGLRRKKILGFGLNIYAFGIYGDIAGLKQLLRPKHGEATEMATKEIYESVINSDVGMVVRLVIVFGGLTMSLVRKNFDEGLGASLKKLTSDRTDEELITMVLGAAKDSMKLPAGTVIEITRFPDYVLHTKVADELVSKVKNELLCRAFFHMYLGDDAFDKEAKEKFGASLLSLLRP